In one Synechococcales cyanobacterium T60_A2020_003 genomic region, the following are encoded:
- a CDS encoding DUF423 domain-containing protein — MVQLFWAIAAICGGLSVAAGAFASHALKENLSDRALEIFETGAKYQMYHALALLLVATLLLRTEGGQSLLTTAGISFIVGILLFSGSLYTLSLTGIKVLGAITPLGGVAFLVGWGCLAIAAFSAKPL, encoded by the coding sequence ATGGTTCAACTCTTTTGGGCGATCGCCGCAATTTGTGGTGGACTATCAGTAGCGGCTGGAGCCTTTGCCTCCCACGCCCTGAAGGAAAACCTGAGCGATCGCGCCCTAGAAATCTTTGAAACCGGGGCAAAGTACCAGATGTATCACGCACTGGCGTTATTGTTAGTGGCGACTCTGCTTCTGCGAACCGAGGGCGGACAATCGCTACTCACCACGGCAGGCATTAGCTTCATCGTTGGCATTCTCTTGTTTTCTGGGAGTCTCTATACCCTCAGCTTGACGGGCATTAAAGTTCTGGGTGCGATCACGCCGTTGGGCGGCGTAGCGTTTCTGGTGGGTTGGGGCTGTTTGGCGATCGCCGCTTTTAGCGCAAAACCGCTGTAG